Genomic window (Streptomyces sp. TG1A-60):
ACGCCTACGTCGTCCGCAAGCTGGACCTGCCGTTCCGCGACGTGGACTGGACGACCTGGGACGACCTGCTCGACCGCGTCCACAACCCCCTGCACGAGGTCAGCCTGGCGCTCGTCGGCAAGTACATCGACCTGCCCGACGCCTACCTCTCGGTCACCGAGGCGCTGCGCGCGGGTGGCTTCGCCAACAAGGCCCGCGTGAAGATCAAGTGGGTCACCTCGGACGACTGCAAGACCCCGGCCGGTGCCGCGACCCAGCTCGCCGACGTCGACGCCATCTGCATCCCCGGCGGCTTCGGCGACCGGGGCGTCTCCGGCAAGGTCGGCGCCATCCAGTACGCCCGCGAGAACGAGATCCCGCTGCTCGGCCTCTGCCTCGGTCTGCAGTGCATCGTGATCGAGGCCGCGCGCAACCTCGCCGACATCCCGGACGCCAACTCCACCGAGTTCGACTCCGCCACCGCCCACCCGGTCATTTCCACCATGGCCGAGCAGCTCGACATCGTCGCCGGCGAGGGCGACATGGGGGAACGATGCGGCTGGGCATGTACCCGGCCAAGCTCGCCGAGGGCTCGATCGTGCGCGAGGTGTACGGCGACAAGGAGTACGTCGAGGAGCGCCACCGCCACCGCTACGAGGTGAACAACGCCTACCGTGCGGAACTGGAGAAGCAGGCCGGTCTGCAGTTCACCGGAACCTCGCCCGACGGCAAGCTCGTCGAGTACGTCGAGTACCCGCGCGAGGTCCACCCGTACCTGGTCGCGACGCAGGCGCACCCCGAGCTGCGCTCCCGCCCGACCCGCCCGCATCCGCTGTTCGCGGGGCTGGTCAAGGCGGCCGTGGAGCGCAAGACCGGTCAGTGAAACCGAGCGGCGCGAGAGCTGTACGGTGACCGGGGTGCGCCTCTTTCGAGATGTGTGCCCCGGTTTCCGCGTTGCGCGTGTGGGAGGACGAGTCGACATGACGATCAAGGACACCGCCGAGGAGTGGGAGGTCCGGGCGAGCGAGACGCCGTTCGTCGGCAAGAAGACCTCCGTGCGCACCGACGACGTGGTCATGCCCGACGGCTCGGTCGTCCGCCGCGACTACCAGGTCCACCCCGGGTCCGTCGCCGTCCTCGCCCTCGACGACCAGGACCGGGTCCTGGTCGTCCGGCAGTACCGCCACCCCGTCCGCGAGAAGCTGTGGGAGATCCCGGCCGGGCTGCTCGACGTGCCCGGCGAGAACCCGCTGCACGCCGCCCAGCGCGAGCTGTACGAGGAGGCGCACGTCAAGGCGGAGGACTGGCGGGTGCTGACCGACGTCTACACCACGCCCGGAGGCTGTGACGAGGCCGTGCGGATCTTCCTGGCCCGGGGCCTCTCCGAGGCCGAGGGGCGGCGGTTCGAGGTGGAGGACGAGGAGGCCGACATGGAGGTGGCCCGCGTTCCCCTGGACGAGTTGGTGCGGGGGGTCCTCGCGGGCGAGCTGCACAACAACTGCCTGGTGGTGGGAGCGCTTGCGCTGGTCGCCGCACGTGCGCGTGACGGTGTCGGGGCACTGCGGCCCGCTGAGGCGCCGTGGCCCGCGCGACCGTTTGAGGCGTGACCGCTGCGCCGGGGGAGCCGGGGAGTACGGGGAAGTCGGGCTGATTCGTCGGCTGCGCGCTCGTCGTGGCTGGTCGCGCAGTTCCCCGCGCCCACAAGGAAACCGGGACGCGGCTCGTCTTCACGGCACCCTGATGGCACCAGTCGTACGATCTGCTGATCCGATCGAGCGACCTGCCCGTTGCGCTCCGCCCAGATCGTCGCAGAGCGTGAACTAGGCTCGGGAAATGCCCGAACCGGAGTCCCGGCGGGCTTGCTCGTGCGGTGGGACGGGAGTGTGGCCCGTGGCGGAACAGGCGGTGGACATCGAGGGTGCCCGGGTGTCCGGAACAGGGCGGTTCC
Coding sequences:
- a CDS encoding NUDIX hydrolase; amino-acid sequence: MTIKDTAEEWEVRASETPFVGKKTSVRTDDVVMPDGSVVRRDYQVHPGSVAVLALDDQDRVLVVRQYRHPVREKLWEIPAGLLDVPGENPLHAAQRELYEEAHVKAEDWRVLTDVYTTPGGCDEAVRIFLARGLSEAEGRRFEVEDEEADMEVARVPLDELVRGVLAGELHNNCLVVGALALVAARARDGVGALRPAEAPWPARPFEA